A genomic segment from Aegilops tauschii subsp. strangulata cultivar AL8/78 chromosome 1, Aet v6.0, whole genome shotgun sequence encodes:
- the LOC109732306 gene encoding endoglucanase 14-like: MVSSARVLLVAAVVGFLATMACGAAQRDYAAALTKSLLYFEAQRSGRLPPTQRVQWRGNSALKDGADHGVDLTGGYYDSGDNVKFGFPMAFTVTMLSWSVVEHRSRLAAAGELGHALQAVRWGADYLAKAHARPDVLYVNVGDGDSDHACWERPEDMDTPRRSYMVNTTHPGSDVAAETAAALAAASVAFTGPRGDPRYASTLLKHAKQLFQFAKNHRGLYQNSIPSARSFYSSSGDEDELLWAAVWLYIATGHQEYKAYIAGANNVGGVPQSLGWDDKFVGAQALVAKLILQGKLPNNGGHAEMRSNVESFLCNVLQHGDGRSGRLTPGGMLYLQPWSNLQDVTTAMFVLVTHADQLAAARASLQCGGVRLPPAQLVSFARSQVDYILGKNPMKMSYMVGVGKRYPLQPHHRGASLPSTKNNPGKISCGKGADYFHRSAPNLNVLDGAIVGGPDYNDHYDDSRGNYQQGEPSTYTVAPIVGVLARLLHN, encoded by the exons ATGGTGAGTAGCGCTAGGGTGCTGCTCGTAGCCGCCGTGGTAGGGTTTTTGGCAACCATGGCGTGCGGAGCCGCCCAGCGGGACTACGCCGCCGCGCTCACCAAGTCGCTGCTCTACTTCGAGGCGCAGCGCTCCGGCAGGCTGCCGCCGACCCAGCGCGTCCAGTGGCGCGGCAACTCGGCCCTCAAGGACGGCGCCGACCACGGG GTGGATCTCACGGGCGGCTACTACGACTCCGGCGACAACGTCAAATTCGGGTTCCCGATGGCGTTCACGGTGACGATGCTGTCGTGGAGCGTGGTGGAGCACCGGAGCCGGCTGGCCGCGGCGGGGGAGCTGGGCCACGCGCTCCAGGCGGTGCGGTGGGGCGCCGACTACCTGGCCAAGGCACACGCCCGCCCCGATGTGCTCTACGTGAATGTCGGCGACGGCGACTCCGACCACGCGTGCTGGGAGCGGCCGGAGGACATGGACACGCCTCGGAGGTCCTACATGGTGAACACCACCCACCCGGGCTCCGACGTCGCCGccgagacggcggcggcgctggccgcGGCCTCCGTCGCGTTCACGGGGCCGCGCGGCGACCCCCGGTACGCGTCGACGCTTCTGAAGCACGCGAAACAG TTGTTTCAGTTCGCCAAGAACCACCGTGGCCTCTACCAGAACAGCATTCCATCGGCCAGAAGTTTCTACAGTAGCAGCGGCGACGAG GACGAGCTGCTGTGGGCAGCTGTCTGGCTCTACATCGCCACCGGCCACCAGGAGTACAAGGCCTACATCGCCGGCGCCAACAACGTCGGCGGGGTGCCGCAGTCCTTGGGTTGGGATGACAAGTTCGTCGGAGCCCAGGCACTGGTCGCCAAG CTCATCCTCCAAGGGAAGCTGCCCAACAACGGCGGCCACGCCGAGATGAGGAGCAACGTGGAGAGCTTCCTCTGCAACGTCCTTCAGCACGGCGACGGCCGCAGCGGGCGGCTAACCCCGGGCGGCATGCTCTACCTGCAGCCCTGGTCTAACCTGCAGGACGTCACGACGGCGATGTTCGTCCTCGTCACGCACGCCGACCAActggcggcggcgagggcttCCCTGCAGTGcggcggcgtgaggctgccgccGGCGCAGCTCGTCTCGTTCGCACGGTCACAGGTTGACTACATCCTTGGCAAGAACCCCATGAAGATGAGCTACATGGTTGGGGTTGGAAAGCGGTACCCGTTGCAGCCGCACCACCGCGGCGCCTCGCTGCCATCCACCAAGAACAACCCGGGGAAGATCTCCTGCGGCAAGGGAGCCGACTACTTCCACAGGTCTGCGCCCAACTTGAATGTGCTCGACGGTGCCATCGTCGGAGGGCCTGACTACAACGACCATTACGACGATTCTCGGGGAAATTACCAGCAAGGCGAGCCATCGACCTACACTGTCGCGCCCATCGTCGGAGTTCTTGCTAGGCTTCTGCATAACTGA